From Pseudanabaena sp. PCC 6802, one genomic window encodes:
- a CDS encoding PAS domain S-box protein — MQKIHQPGLTPPLEKLNHALTGGAAKVIPEHPPDASSKKFYTALADVMPVGVFYTDASCNCQYINQRLSQMIGMTLEAAMGGGWLKGLYPEDRDRVAHEWLHAIDREIPFESEFRLQRQDGSITWVFGQAIAEGSGKDKIYIGTVTDISNHKSIEQALQQSETNFRAIFEKAAVGFSYSDLEGKIFLVNQKYADTLGYTTAELTSMRLQDITYPPDRNNDDSYFRQLLAGKIANYSIEKRFLRRDGSHIWVNLTMAPIQIDSSGTQYFISSIQDISDRKRADDAMRQQFEREQLVGAITRRVRKSLELEQILATTVEQARQVLQADRVLVCKIARSGTGLVVAESVSNPWNSLLNTYFSAEAIPPECLQSYLEGHITYITDRKSDPILPCMSELMAKLQVEAILAVPIIQENESLWGLLIAHQCSRSRDWQAWEVTLQLQLADQLAIATKQSELYQQLQLELNERKRAEEQLRQTNDRLAVTNIELARATRLKDEFLANMSHELRTPLNAILGMSEGLLEEGYAPLVEKQKKAINTIAKSGNHLLELINDILDLAKIEAGKLDLQIASVRLERLCDTSMTFIKQQAQKKNITLTTKISGDSEPVFMDERRMRQVLINLLSNAVKFTNEGGSVTLEVSLDKAKREINFNVIDTGIGIASKDIKKLFEAFVQIDSSLSRRHDGTGLGLALVRRIVEMHGGKVSVESEVGQGSKFQVNIPWWQSSQMKLDLLASEHHRYHHYKVAMIGDSEQELDALSWHLADMGIRSVSYCDMGKAWHGLLQLDVDLVVMNIRSLSQNHLKMLSHIQSNPHTNYIPLLIISSIEEQKQLAALLQFHPSVEYLARPFLEWQVCEAVNRIKNAERSVHLAPKHNHPCLSVLIAQESDTNVAAIANHLQAFDDRYQIVQARTGQRAIELARCLNPPLILLDMQIPEMDGLAVISHLREIPELDTARIIAISSINARGDRERCLRSGANEYFTKPVMLKSLLSVMGRLLHTPHSS; from the coding sequence ATGCAGAAAATTCATCAGCCTGGTCTAACGCCACCTTTAGAGAAGCTAAATCACGCCTTAACAGGAGGTGCGGCTAAAGTTATCCCCGAGCACCCCCCAGATGCAAGCAGCAAAAAATTTTATACTGCACTGGCTGATGTAATGCCCGTGGGAGTTTTCTATACCGATGCCAGTTGTAATTGTCAATATATTAATCAACGCCTGAGTCAAATGATCGGGATGACTCTAGAGGCAGCCATGGGAGGAGGTTGGCTTAAAGGCTTATACCCGGAAGATCGCGATCGCGTTGCCCATGAATGGTTGCACGCGATCGATCGTGAAATCCCTTTTGAGTCAGAATTCCGCCTTCAAAGGCAAGATGGAAGCATAACTTGGGTATTTGGACAAGCCATAGCGGAAGGTAGTGGAAAAGACAAGATCTATATCGGTACGGTAACTGATATTAGTAATCACAAATCAATCGAGCAAGCTTTGCAGCAAAGCGAAACCAACTTCCGGGCTATTTTTGAGAAAGCTGCTGTGGGATTTAGCTATAGCGATCTAGAAGGTAAAATATTTCTAGTGAATCAGAAATATGCTGATACGCTGGGATATACAACGGCAGAGCTTACGTCCATGCGCTTGCAGGATATCACCTATCCGCCCGACCGCAATAACGATGATAGCTATTTCAGACAATTACTAGCTGGCAAAATCGCAAATTACTCAATTGAGAAACGCTTCTTGCGTAGAGATGGTTCTCATATTTGGGTAAATCTGACTATGGCTCCGATCCAAATTGATAGTAGCGGTACTCAGTATTTTATTAGCAGTATTCAGGATATTAGCGATCGCAAGCGCGCAGACGACGCTATGCGCCAGCAGTTCGAACGCGAGCAGTTAGTGGGGGCGATTACGAGGCGGGTGCGTAAGTCTTTAGAGTTAGAACAGATTCTAGCTACTACTGTCGAGCAAGCACGCCAGGTATTACAGGCAGATCGCGTGCTGGTGTGTAAGATTGCCCGTAGCGGCACGGGGTTGGTGGTGGCTGAGTCTGTTAGCAATCCTTGGAATAGCCTTTTAAATACGTACTTTTCGGCGGAAGCCATTCCGCCGGAATGCTTGCAAAGTTACCTGGAAGGACATATCACATACATAACCGATCGGAAATCCGATCCTATATTGCCCTGCATGTCCGAACTCATGGCAAAGCTGCAGGTGGAAGCAATCCTAGCAGTACCGATTATCCAGGAAAATGAGTCTCTATGGGGATTGCTCATCGCACATCAGTGCTCGCGTAGTAGAGATTGGCAAGCGTGGGAAGTGACTTTACAGCTACAATTGGCCGACCAACTGGCGATCGCCACCAAGCAGTCCGAGCTTTATCAACAGCTCCAACTGGAGTTGAACGAACGCAAACGAGCAGAGGAGCAGCTACGCCAAACCAACGATCGCCTTGCAGTTACAAATATAGAATTAGCTCGTGCCACTCGTCTGAAAGACGAATTCCTTGCTAATATGAGCCACGAGTTACGCACTCCACTCAATGCGATTTTAGGCATGTCTGAAGGTCTGCTGGAGGAAGGTTATGCACCATTAGTTGAGAAGCAAAAGAAAGCGATTAACACGATCGCCAAAAGTGGCAATCATCTACTAGAACTAATCAACGATATTCTCGATCTTGCCAAAATCGAAGCAGGCAAACTGGATCTGCAAATCGCATCCGTTAGATTAGAGCGTCTTTGCGATACCAGTATGACTTTCATTAAACAACAAGCCCAAAAGAAAAATATTACGCTTACCACTAAAATTTCTGGCGATTCAGAACCAGTCTTTATGGACGAGCGCCGCATGCGACAGGTACTGATCAACCTGCTCAGTAATGCGGTGAAATTCACGAATGAAGGTGGTAGCGTTACTTTGGAAGTTAGTTTGGATAAGGCCAAACGCGAGATAAACTTTAATGTGATTGATACTGGCATTGGTATCGCGTCCAAGGATATCAAAAAACTATTTGAGGCTTTTGTCCAGATTGATAGCAGTCTCTCACGGCGACATGATGGTACGGGTTTGGGGTTAGCATTAGTGCGGCGGATTGTGGAGATGCATGGTGGCAAAGTGAGCGTAGAAAGTGAAGTGGGACAAGGTAGTAAATTTCAAGTCAATATCCCGTGGTGGCAAAGCTCGCAAATGAAGTTAGATTTACTTGCTTCAGAGCATCATCGCTACCATCACTATAAGGTTGCAATGATTGGGGATTCGGAGCAAGAACTGGATGCACTCAGTTGGCATTTAGCCGACATGGGGATTCGGAGTGTATCCTACTGCGATATGGGAAAGGCTTGGCATGGATTGCTTCAACTCGATGTCGATCTGGTTGTAATGAATATCCGATCGCTAAGCCAAAATCATCTCAAAATGCTCTCTCATATACAATCTAACCCCCACACTAATTATATCCCACTCCTGATTATCTCTAGTATTGAGGAACAAAAACAACTAGCTGCACTGCTACAGTTCCATCCATCAGTAGAATATCTTGCCAGACCGTTTTTGGAGTGGCAAGTATGTGAGGCGGTTAATCGGATCAAGAATGCAGAAAGGTCGGTTCATCTGGCTCCCAAACACAATCACCCTTGTCTGTCGGTTCTTATTGCGCAGGAGAGCGATACTAATGTCGCAGCGATCGCAAATCACTTGCAAGCCTTCGACGATCGATATCAAATTGTTCAAGCGCGAACTGGGCAGAGGGCTATAGAACTCGCACGCTGTCTAAACCCGCCGTTAATTTTACTGGATATGCAAATCCCCGAGATGGATGGATTGGCAGTTATTTCCCATCTTCGTGAAATTCCAGAGCTAGACACAGCTAGAATTATTGCGATTTCCAGTATAAATGCTAGGGGCGATCGCGAAAGATGTCTTAGGAGCGGAGCCAATGAATACTTTACCAAGCCAGTCATGCTTAAGTCTTTGCTGAGCGTGATGGGCAGGCTGCTGCATACACCGCATTCATCGTAA
- a CDS encoding histidine kinase: protein MPALSSESTLQLLLFVDERHSARDLVEELEEFIEADPESGVNLQIVDVSDRPYLAEHFKVVMTPTLLRITPLPRQVISGKNLLSKLKTFWDDWLVQARINASGVASGHSGLADSIAYSTELIQLADRLFQLKRDKEELEEQLRFKDRIVAMLAHDLRNPLTALSLALETIEVGGEKITPKLMEQLLQHARNQTKIVNAMITDLLEAGRGTNKEFHLDLRKIELDKLCHSVVNDLYFTNRLKVKEQELVVDIPSGLPLVFADEERIRQVLTNLLGNAVKYTPVGGKIVFAVLDRTSQKTEVSITDTGPGIPPELRDRIFEDRYRIERDGNEDGYGIGLSLCRRIIRAHYGQIWVEDAGKQGSCFRFTLPVY, encoded by the coding sequence GTGCCAGCGCTATCTTCTGAGTCCACTTTACAGTTATTGCTCTTTGTTGATGAGCGCCATAGTGCGCGCGATCTGGTTGAGGAGCTGGAAGAATTTATTGAAGCCGATCCAGAATCTGGCGTTAATCTCCAAATAGTTGACGTGTCGGATCGACCTTATCTAGCCGAGCACTTTAAGGTGGTCATGACACCAACGCTATTGAGGATAACCCCCTTACCGCGTCAAGTCATCTCTGGCAAAAACTTGCTCTCCAAACTAAAAACCTTTTGGGATGATTGGCTCGTGCAAGCCAGGATAAACGCTTCTGGGGTAGCTAGCGGACACAGCGGACTCGCAGATAGCATAGCTTATTCTACGGAGTTGATTCAGTTGGCAGATCGGTTGTTTCAACTGAAGCGGGACAAAGAAGAGCTTGAGGAGCAGTTGCGTTTTAAAGATCGGATCGTTGCCATGCTGGCTCACGATCTGCGCAATCCTCTAACTGCACTATCTCTAGCCCTGGAAACTATTGAGGTTGGTGGGGAAAAGATTACCCCCAAGTTGATGGAACAGTTATTACAGCACGCTCGCAATCAAACTAAGATTGTTAACGCCATGATTACAGATTTGCTGGAGGCTGGTCGCGGTACTAACAAAGAATTTCATCTGGATTTACGCAAAATCGAACTCGACAAACTCTGCCATAGCGTAGTTAACGATCTATATTTTACCAATCGCCTCAAAGTCAAGGAACAAGAGCTGGTTGTTGATATCCCCAGCGGCCTACCCCTAGTATTTGCTGATGAAGAACGCATTCGACAAGTACTGACTAATCTACTCGGCAATGCGGTGAAATATACACCTGTTGGGGGCAAGATCGTATTTGCCGTGCTGGATCGCACATCTCAGAAAACGGAAGTTAGTATCACCGACACCGGCCCAGGTATTCCACCAGAGCTGCGCGATCGCATTTTCGAGGATCGATACCGCATCGAACGCGACGGCAATGAGGATGGCTACGGCATAGGTCTATCTTTATGCAGGCGCATCATACGCGCCCATTACGGTCAAATTTGGGTAGAAGACGCAGGAAAGCAGGGCAGTTGTTTTCGCTTTACCTTACCTGTTTATTAG
- a CDS encoding ATP-binding cassette domain-containing protein: protein MSIITVENLGKVYPVAIKEAGITGTLRHFWRRAYRSIVAVQDISFQIDAGEIVGFLGPNGAGKTTTLKMLTGLIHPSTGRVRVAGHIPFRRESSFLQKITLVMGQKQQLIWDLPAMDSLRINAAVYGISDKIFQSRLGELSEMLALKDKLDQPVRKLSLGERMKAELLAALLHRPQVLFMDEPTLGLDINAQASVREFLRHYNQEYGASIILTSHYMADITALCDRVLLIYEGRLIYDGSLDGLLEKFAPYREVRVELAHPLSETETERIESLQAYSDFTAIDGQFVRFLVQRDTLTKTVSRILAEQEVIDLTVSDPPIEEIIGKVFRSGNVNLDTQA, encoded by the coding sequence ATGTCTATAATCACTGTTGAAAATCTCGGCAAAGTCTATCCTGTTGCGATCAAGGAAGCAGGAATAACTGGTACGCTGAGGCACTTCTGGCGACGTGCATACCGCTCTATTGTGGCGGTGCAAGATATTTCATTTCAGATCGATGCTGGAGAAATTGTGGGTTTCCTTGGCCCCAATGGAGCTGGTAAAACTACTACCCTCAAAATGCTAACTGGCTTAATTCATCCCTCAACTGGTCGAGTTAGGGTAGCAGGTCATATTCCATTTCGGCGCGAATCCAGCTTTTTGCAAAAGATCACGCTGGTGATGGGACAAAAGCAGCAATTAATTTGGGATCTGCCTGCGATGGATTCGCTCAGAATTAACGCCGCTGTTTATGGCATCTCAGACAAAATTTTCCAGTCCAGGTTAGGGGAGCTATCTGAAATGTTAGCACTCAAGGATAAGCTCGACCAACCCGTGCGCAAACTATCCTTGGGCGAGCGCATGAAAGCAGAGTTGCTAGCCGCACTATTGCACAGGCCGCAGGTATTGTTTATGGACGAGCCAACTTTGGGATTAGACATCAACGCCCAGGCCAGCGTGCGCGAGTTCCTGCGCCATTACAACCAGGAGTATGGAGCGTCAATTATTCTAACCAGCCATTACATGGCAGATATTACGGCTTTGTGCGATCGCGTGCTGCTAATTTATGAAGGTAGGTTGATCTATGACGGTAGCCTGGACGGTCTGTTAGAAAAATTCGCTCCCTACCGAGAAGTAAGGGTGGAACTGGCCCATCCCCTATCCGAAACAGAAACAGAACGCATCGAAAGTTTACAAGCCTATAGCGACTTTACAGCCATAGACGGTCAGTTCGTGCGTTTCTTAGTACAGCGCGATACCTTGACCAAAACCGTCTCTCGCATTCTTGCCGAGCAAGAAGTTATCGACCTGACCGTCAGCGATCCGCCCATTGAGGAGATTATTGGTAAAGTTTTCCGATCCGGCAATGTTAACTTGGATACTCAAGCCTAG
- a CDS encoding DUF72 domain-containing protein, giving the protein MSFLLGCAVWAYKEWVGNFYPPKSRPSEFLRLYSQRFKAVEGNTTFYVIPTTSALARWKAETPSGFKFCFKLPKEITHNGLLTPRIAAASSFLAIMSGLADRLGPIFAQLPPGYGPDLFSDLEAFLTAWQQDIVPLALEVRHPAWFSEPHAGNLERLLQRLGVGRVLLDSRPVYDAIDDPYAPSNDPQLHSERRKPKLPLPLSVTSTFSIIRYISHPERAFNQTYLEAWAAQLATWLAQGIDVYFFVHCPQEARSPHNAYYFQQLLEAQNVPVPPLSWQFSQPSVPPTTQLNLFD; this is encoded by the coding sequence GTGAGTTTCTTGCTTGGCTGCGCAGTCTGGGCTTATAAAGAATGGGTGGGTAATTTCTATCCACCTAAGAGTAGGCCTTCGGAATTTCTGAGGCTATACAGCCAGAGGTTTAAAGCAGTTGAGGGGAATACTACTTTCTATGTCATCCCAACTACTTCAGCATTAGCGAGATGGAAAGCTGAAACCCCTTCAGGTTTTAAATTTTGCTTCAAGCTACCGAAAGAAATTACCCATAATGGCTTGCTTACGCCTCGGATCGCGGCAGCTAGTAGTTTTCTAGCAATTATGTCAGGCTTGGCCGATCGCCTCGGCCCAATATTCGCCCAACTCCCTCCTGGTTATGGGCCTGACTTGTTTAGCGATCTAGAGGCTTTTCTGACGGCTTGGCAGCAGGATATCGTCCCCCTGGCACTGGAGGTAAGGCATCCCGCATGGTTTTCAGAACCGCATGCGGGCAACTTGGAACGCTTGTTACAGCGTTTAGGGGTTGGACGCGTGCTCCTCGACTCTCGCCCAGTTTATGATGCGATCGACGATCCGTACGCTCCATCAAATGACCCGCAGTTACACTCCGAACGCCGCAAGCCTAAACTGCCGTTGCCTTTGAGCGTAACCAGCACATTTAGCATAATTCGCTATATTAGCCATCCAGAGCGAGCGTTCAACCAGACTTATCTGGAAGCATGGGCAGCTCAATTAGCAACATGGCTGGCACAGGGCATCGATGTCTACTTTTTTGTGCATTGTCCCCAAGAAGCGCGATCGCCCCATAACGCCTACTATTTCCAGCAATTATTAGAAGCACAAAACGTGCCAGTTCCTCCCTTATCCTGGCAATTTAGTCAGCCCAGCGTACCACCCACAACCCAGTTGAATTTGTTTGATTAA
- a CDS encoding response regulator transcription factor translates to MTTVMIVDDSAMIREMVCEHLKKYGMAVVEAVDGEDAMEKIKANIPDLVVTDVVMPRKNGYELCRWLKNEPKTKDVPVIMCTTKSEEFDRYWGMKQGADAYVTKPYNPNELLTTVKQLLGKVKG, encoded by the coding sequence ATGACCACAGTCATGATTGTTGATGACAGTGCCATGATTAGGGAGATGGTATGCGAGCACCTCAAGAAGTATGGCATGGCGGTTGTCGAAGCAGTTGATGGCGAAGATGCCATGGAAAAGATCAAGGCCAACATACCAGATCTCGTCGTGACAGATGTGGTGATGCCGCGTAAAAATGGCTACGAGCTTTGTCGCTGGCTGAAGAACGAGCCTAAAACCAAAGACGTTCCTGTCATTATGTGCACGACCAAGAGCGAAGAGTTCGATCGCTATTGGGGCATGAAACAGGGGGCTGATGCTTATGTGACCAAGCCCTACAATCCCAACGAGTTGCTAACCACTGTCAAGCAGTTGTTGGGAAAAGTTAAGGGCTAG
- a CDS encoding PD-(D/E)XK nuclease family protein, producing the protein MELDTISQGHLNVWVTCQRKFQHRFLDELSLPTAADTQSKLDLGTKFHLLMQQKELGLDVEAVAASDANLEKWLLAFETNPPNLIDGDRLSEHRRTCELRIDDRDCILSAIYDLLIMGDSSRDRSVTATPLAQIVDWKTHQRPLALAQLQASWQTRLYLYVLARTTSFRPEELAMTYWFANTATAVTIKYDRDRHRETDRDLHTLLGQISQAQLRGSFEQLPLGSKECDRCDFVYRCMRAGGDDLDWQGEAIASYPEVAIYEN; encoded by the coding sequence ATGGAACTCGATACCATATCTCAGGGGCACTTAAACGTGTGGGTAACCTGCCAGCGCAAGTTCCAGCACCGTTTTCTCGACGAATTAAGCCTCCCTACTGCCGCAGACACGCAGTCAAAACTAGACCTGGGGACGAAGTTTCACCTGCTGATGCAGCAAAAAGAATTGGGGTTGGATGTGGAAGCAGTGGCCGCCAGCGATGCCAATCTGGAAAAGTGGCTGTTAGCATTTGAAACCAATCCGCCTAACTTAATCGATGGCGATCGCCTGAGCGAGCATCGCCGTACCTGCGAGCTGCGTATCGACGATCGCGACTGCATTCTTAGTGCCATCTACGATTTGTTAATTATGGGCGATTCGAGCCGCGATCGCTCCGTTACCGCAACACCCCTGGCCCAGATCGTTGACTGGAAAACTCACCAACGTCCGCTCGCGCTCGCACAACTGCAAGCTAGCTGGCAAACGCGCCTCTACCTGTACGTATTGGCGAGAACTACCAGTTTCAGACCTGAGGAACTAGCGATGACCTACTGGTTTGCCAATACCGCTACAGCCGTAACGATTAAATACGATCGCGATCGACACCGGGAAACCGATCGGGATTTACATACCTTGCTGGGGCAGATTTCGCAGGCGCAGTTAAGGGGAAGTTTTGAGCAACTGCCTTTAGGTAGCAAGGAATGCGACCGATGCGATTTTGTCTATCGCTGTATGCGAGCCGGAGGGGACGATCTGGACTGGCAAGGGGAAGCGATCGCGTCATATCCCGAAGTTGCTATCTATGAGAATTAA
- a CDS encoding response regulator: MKFGDKILKVQTTEQAIVGQKTLLVVDDEPDNFDVIDILLFKEGYQLYHVQSGQAALEFLNRQLPDVIILDVMMSEMDGLQVCKILKANPQWRHIPILIVTALVAKEDLARCLDAGADDFLSKPVNGLELRARVNSMLRIKQQYDAIQLALKLKEDMTSAIIHDLRNPMTNIQLACDLLAAANLPDKPRKKVAQIATAIQRLRSLVDDILIVARIEAGKLSLNLSEVDLADMGAQVLADFEEIATDKRIQLVGNLPETGTCLQLDANLVRRTIDNLLANAIKFSPPASQIKLQVDYPKFGACQARIAVFDAGPGVSEAKRQVIFERYEVGTPIGGVPQIGLGLSFCKMVAEAHGGCIFVESNQPVGSIFTVELGTIDPATQANVNFRSC; the protein is encoded by the coding sequence ATGAAGTTTGGGGACAAAATATTGAAGGTACAAACTACCGAGCAAGCCATAGTTGGACAAAAGACATTACTGGTTGTAGATGATGAACCAGACAACTTTGATGTGATTGATATCCTGCTGTTTAAGGAAGGCTATCAACTTTACCACGTCCAAAGCGGACAGGCTGCTCTGGAGTTTTTAAATCGCCAGCTACCAGATGTGATCATTTTAGATGTGATGATGTCTGAGATGGATGGCTTGCAAGTATGCAAAATCTTAAAAGCTAATCCACAATGGCGACATATCCCAATTCTTATTGTTACAGCTTTAGTGGCGAAGGAGGACTTAGCTCGCTGCCTCGATGCTGGTGCGGATGACTTTTTGAGCAAACCCGTGAATGGGTTGGAACTACGAGCAAGAGTCAATTCTATGTTGCGGATCAAGCAGCAGTACGATGCGATACAGTTGGCTTTAAAGTTAAAAGAGGATATGACCAGCGCAATCATCCACGATCTGCGCAATCCCATGACTAATATCCAATTAGCTTGCGATTTACTTGCTGCTGCCAATCTGCCAGACAAGCCGCGCAAAAAAGTGGCTCAAATCGCTACAGCAATTCAGAGATTGCGATCGCTGGTAGATGATATTCTGATCGTAGCAAGGATTGAGGCGGGCAAACTCTCACTTAATTTGAGTGAAGTCGATCTCGCAGATATGGGCGCTCAGGTTCTCGCTGATTTTGAGGAAATCGCTACCGACAAGCGGATTCAGTTGGTTGGCAACCTCCCTGAGACTGGGACTTGTCTTCAACTCGATGCTAATTTAGTTCGACGTACGATCGATAATCTGCTTGCTAATGCCATTAAATTCTCACCACCAGCCAGTCAAATTAAATTACAAGTTGATTATCCCAAATTTGGAGCTTGTCAAGCCAGAATAGCAGTATTTGATGCTGGTCCAGGTGTGAGCGAGGCGAAGCGACAGGTGATTTTTGAACGATACGAAGTTGGCACACCGATTGGCGGAGTTCCTCAAATCGGCCTGGGGCTGTCTTTTTGTAAAATGGTAGCAGAAGCCCATGGGGGATGCATTTTCGTGGAAAGCAATCAACCTGTTGGCTCTATATTTACAGTGGAATTAGGAACGATTGACCCCGCTACGCAAGCTAATGTAAATTTTCGATCTTGCTAA
- a CDS encoding pentapeptide repeat-containing protein codes for MVATAIAVFGIIWQDANLILIGSGVTLLVVSPILIPAFFYAIANSPLGKHWDVTLATILLGTVLLVLAHFTKVDIAFWIWFNSLRWDALGAVGQILIAILAVWVAWRQNQISETLTGQQNAITQQQTIDAYFQGISDLVLDEQGQMEDWPLERAIAQGRTAALVGGSDPEGRAKIIRFLSTANLLTPLKRDGLLGRAILDGSGGYVVDLERGVRVVNLGTMLAGKDLSNTDLRGVDLSGANLIKANLGGCNLTGANLCGTILAKVKLREADLSKIALFYGDISTASPRDRLRLPNFETGEHTGAVVEELDLSDAIDLSDENRRYLCMWGGNKTRRTIPGGCSGIPNRLGR; via the coding sequence ATGGTAGCGACTGCGATCGCAGTCTTTGGCATAATTTGGCAAGATGCTAACCTCATCCTAATTGGTTCTGGCGTAACCTTACTGGTTGTCTCTCCCATCCTGATTCCGGCTTTTTTTTACGCCATCGCTAATTCACCTCTAGGTAAACATTGGGATGTCACCCTAGCAACGATACTGCTCGGTACAGTTCTGCTAGTTTTGGCGCACTTCACGAAAGTAGATATCGCATTCTGGATTTGGTTTAATTCGCTGCGGTGGGATGCACTCGGTGCCGTCGGACAGATTTTGATTGCCATCCTGGCAGTATGGGTGGCATGGCGACAAAATCAGATTTCGGAAACTCTCACCGGCCAGCAGAATGCAATCACGCAGCAACAAACAATTGATGCCTATTTCCAGGGCATTTCCGATCTAGTCCTGGACGAACAGGGGCAAATGGAGGATTGGCCTCTAGAGCGGGCGATCGCGCAGGGGCGGACAGCGGCTTTAGTCGGGGGCAGCGATCCGGAAGGCAGAGCTAAGATTATTAGATTCCTCTCCACTGCCAATTTGCTCACACCGTTAAAGCGCGACGGGTTGCTCGGTCGTGCCATCCTGGACGGTTCGGGTGGCTATGTTGTAGATCTAGAGCGTGGCGTGCGCGTGGTCAATTTAGGAACGATGCTGGCGGGAAAGGATCTCAGCAATACCGATCTGCGTGGGGTCGATCTCAGCGGTGCTAATCTGATTAAAGCAAATTTGGGCGGGTGCAATCTGACGGGAGCAAACCTGTGCGGTACGATTTTAGCGAAGGTAAAGCTCCGCGAAGCTGACTTGAGTAAGATCGCTTTGTTCTACGGCGATATATCAACGGCTTCACCGCGCGATCGCCTGCGCCTGCCCAATTTTGAAACCGGCGAACATACTGGTGCAGTTGTCGAAGAATTAGATCTTTCCGATGCGATCGATCTTTCCGATGAAAATCGCCGCTATCTTTGCATGTGGGGTGGCAACAAGACGAGAAGAACCATTCCTGGCGGCTGTAGTGGCATACCGAATCGATTGGGAAGGTAG